CCTGACCCCGAGATATTTCATTATGCCCTCGATTTGGTGAAAGCCAAGCCCAAAGAGTGTTTGATGATTGGAGATACTTTCTATACCGATGTTCTGGGGGCAATGAGCGTAGGAATAGATGCTGTATTTTTTAATCCCAACGACCAACGGCATCCCGAAAAACCAACCTTCCAAATCCGTCATTTAAAAGAATTAAAAGCGATATTATAGCTAAAACAAGTTGAGTTGTGTAGTGTCTGTTTGTGTTACAAAGATTTTCTTATCTCTGATTTTTTTACGATTCTGTCTCAAAAACTCCATAAAGCTATCTATTTCTTGATACAGAGGGCTAAAGTTATAGTTGGCAAGGCTATAAGTTTCTTGATACACCTCTGTAAAATCAGTAATAATATAGTCTAGGGTTTTGATACCATAGTTTTGCAAACCTAATAAATATAGGTTTTGGTGGTTGTTCAAAAACTTATTGGGTTCGTAATAGCGTGTACTTTTGAGGTCAATAGCCCGACTACCCCCCACAATATCTACATAGCCATAAATAATACATTCTTTATAGCGTGTTTCGGCATACACTTGAGTTTTGTACTTGGGAGGAAGAAAGGCCCTTGTTTTTTCCACTACATACTCGCTAAAAGCCTCTTCGTTTTCGCCAGTAGTGATGGCTTTTTCAAAATTAATGCCTCTTTGTTGGGCTTCGGTAGTAGGCTTGGGAACACGATTGATGCGGTCTAGCATTTCGCCCAAATCAACCAAAAGGTTGCCCTGCGAATCTTTCGTTTCGTTCAGATACAAAGAAAAAGTATTGAGCAGGGTTGGATAAACTCTAAACATAGCCAAATGGAATTTAGATGTTAAAGCGTAAATTTGTAGAAATATAACGATGAATCATCACAATGACTCATCGTTATCGAACTAAGCTATTACCAATCTTTCAACAACCTTGTCGTTTACTAAGTGGCTTTCAACAATTTCTTCAACATCGGAGGGTTGAACATTGCCATAAAATACGCCTTCAGGATATACAACCAACCCTGGGCCAAAAGCACAGACATCTAAACAACCTGTTTTTTGAGCTCGAATTTCAGTTTGTAAACCTTTTGCTTTCAGAGACTCTTTGAAGGCATTAACCAAGGTCATGCCTCTGTCTTCTCCACAACATTTCTTGGGTGCATCTTTCTGATTAGTACAGATAAATACGTGTTTTTTGTATTTCATAAATTGCTTGGAAATGAATGTTTATTGATTCAAATAAAAAGTAGCGAGATAATTGTGTTAATTTTTGGTACAAAAAACCTTATGTTGGCAAAAGTGATAATAATCTTTCCTAAACAATAACATAAATCAAAACGTTTTATATGAATTTGATTATTAATGTGTTGATTGTCAGTTGATTATTTTATCGGCTATTGCCCAATAAAGTTATTCAGTTACTTATATGCAAGTTAAGGCTTTTATGTATTCCAACAAAACCTTTAAATTTGGCTATAGATTACATTTTTGATCGATACTATGATATAGTTTGACCGTTATGATACGGATTTTCAAACAAAAATGAACGATACAATGACATTTCAGACACAAGAACAATACCAGTTTATAGAAACGATTCTTTTTGAAAACTTAGGATACAACCCCGAAGTACTTGACTTCCAATTTTTTTATGGAGGAAATTTTAACTTGGCTGTAAAAGTAAAAGTAAAGGAAGGCGATTTCTTTATTAAATGGAATCATGGCGACCACGATGGAATGTTTGAATCGGAGGCTAAAAGCTTGAAAGTATTGGGCGACACCCATGTTATGTCTATTCCGAAGGTAGTGAATTATGGCAAAATTGTAGATAAGCATTACTTAATGATGGAGTTTTTGACTGCCGCTTTCAAACAAAATAATTATTGGTCTGATTTTGGGCAGAAATTAGCCCAATTGCATTTGCATACTGCTCCACAATTTGGCCTAGACTATAATAATTACATAGGGGCATTGCCACAAAGTAACGAATGGATGGACAATGGCGTAAGTTTTTGGATCGAAAAACGCCTAAAAGTACAAGCAGGCTTAGCCTTGTACGAACGCCGTATTACCCAGCAATTATACGACCGTATTTTGGCTTTTTGCGAACAACTGCCTACTCTCATCCCCAACGAAAAGCCTGCTTTGATTCATGGCGATTTGTGGTCGGGTAATGTTATGACCGACTCAAGTGGGCTTGTTGCCCTCGTAGACCCAGCCTGTTATTATGGCTTGCGAGAAGCCGAATTAGCCTTTACCACAATGTTTGGAGGTTTTGATACCAATTTTTATGAAGCGTATCATGAAATATATCCTATCGAAAATGGCTTTGGCGATAGAATTCCAATTTATAATTTATACCCTTTAATGGTACATGTCAATCTTTTTGGAGGGGGCTATTTAGATGCCGTAGAAAAGATTCTGAAAAAATTTGAATAGTATAAGAATATCTAACAAAAACATGAGTCATCCCGAAGTTTGGAACTAGGATTATACTCCCAACTGTGTATCAAAAAAGGCGGTCAAAAAACAATTTTCGACCGCCTTTTTTGACATTATTTTTAGACACAAGCTATTACGTCTCTATTAATGCTTTTTGTATTTATAAACTAGCAATAACATCTTCTACTTTTCGAGCATCTGGAAAGAACGATAAAAGCCGTAGTAAAATAGCCTCAACAACTGCATCAGGACAAGATGCCCCGCAAGTAAGCATAATGGTAGATACTTCTTTTTGAGGCAAGAAATCTTCCGTAACTTTTTCTACCTTTTGATGTAAGTCAAAATGACTAATTAAATTATTGGCCAGAATTTTTTCGGCCGACGAAATAAAATAAGTTGGTAGTTTTTGTTCGCAGAGTTCTACCAAATGCGATGTATTCGACGAATTATATCCTCCAGCAACAATAGCCAAATCAGCTTCTTTTTCAAGTAGACCATAAGTTGCACTTTGGTTGTCGTTGGTTGCATAGCAAAGGGTGTCACGGGTATCTGCAAAATACGCTGTTATGTCAGTTCCTTCTACATGGTATTTGGCTTTCATGATTTGCTTCAGGTAGTCGGCAATAGCCTGTGTATCAGATGCTAGCATGGTTGTTTGGTTGACTACGCCAATACGAGTCAAATCCTTTTCAATATCGAAACCCTCCGAGTATTGTCCCTGAAATTCAGTATAAAAATCTTTGGCAGGTTTTTCACCAGTAATATATTTAGCCAACTCAATCGTCTGCTTCATATCTTTTACCACAATAGTAGGGGCATTTTGTTTAGCATGCGAAAACGTAGCTCTGGTTTCTTCATGAGCAGGCTTACCATGTACCACAATGGTGTAATCCTTTTGTCCAATAGCCGAAGCTCTATTCCAAACTTTTTCTACAAAAGGACAAGTCGTATCGTATTGGTAAGCATTAATTCCAATATGAGAAAGACGTTGTTGAATTTCGAGAGTTGTACCAAAAGCAGGTACAATGACAACATCGTCGGCAGTGAGGGTATGCCAAGGAATAAGCTGTGTTCCTGAAGTATCCATAATAAATTTTACCCCACGACTCAGCAAATCTGCATTCACGTCGGGATTATGAATCATTTCTGATAACAAAAAAATACGCTTATTCGGATTATTTTCAATGGTTTTATAAGCAATTTCCACGGCGTTTTCTACACCATAACAAAACCCAAAATGCCTTGAAATAAGAAATCGCACTGAACCAAAGTCTAATACCGTAGGGGTAAAATCTTTTTTTAATTTATCCCTAAAGCGACGTATTTCTTTGATTCCTCCAATGATACTGCTCTGATAGAGTTCTGGTATTTGAAAAGATTTCATTTTCTTCATTTTTTTTCGTGCATCCGTACCAGCTAATTCTGTACCTGATACCGTAGCACGTTGTGCTTCCATTGCGGGAGAATTGGTAAATAACTCCATTTCTTTAAACAAGTTTTTGGCCTAACAGTTTTGAAAAAATGCGTTTAAAAGATAAAAATTCGATAAAACTGAATTAGCTCCTCCTAAACAACGTTTTTTTAGGCCGTTTTTGGTTGCATTATTACTACAAAATATTCATCAGTCCGAAGGACTAACAATAAAAGTTCATCAAAGATAATAGTTGGAATAAGTATATTTTCATTATCGAGGATTTCTTGTTCATTCTTTCTTGCTACAAATAGATCCAACTTATTAAAATCCAAAATAAGCAAATCTCTTTTCAAGTATTTTTAATAATTATTTGCTCTGGAAAAGTAGTTCTACTTTAAAATATACGAACACGTAATAAATTACCACTTTTGGTGTTTTTTTTGAAATGCTGAAAGAAGGAGCAAAATAATAACCCTGAATGTCAGGTTATTGGTAGGATTTTGATGTAGTGAAAATATTTTGTTGTGTTATGAAATAGAGACTCCTTCTGTAAATCCTCTATACAGGTCATTATTTACGAAAATGAGGCAATATTTTTTTATAAAAAATGTACTAAATACTCAATCAAAACAACACTGAAAAAAAAAGAAAGGCCTATAAGAAGCAATTACAGACAAGTAAAAAAAGGCTTATTTATTTATAAATAGAATACAGTAGTTTGTAATGAGTTGTTTATGAGGGGCTTATTTGTTGTATGAAAAAAAACATCAAAAACATAGCAACCTTTTGGGGAGGTATAGCGTCTATAAAACAATATTGTAGCCGAATCAAAAAAAAAGCGAGTATAATTTAAAAACATACCGTTTAATAACTTTAATTCAAATACAATCGACAAATTATTGATTTACTAGGATAACTATAATACTTTTGCTTTTGCTTAGATTAGAAAAGTACAACTTAAATGTTGATTTTTGAGGAAAACAATCTCAACATAAAGGAGGAATTTATAAAGTAAAAGCAATTAATAGCCTAATGTTAAAGTACATTTAAATTATTAAGTGCATGAAAATTAAAAGAAGAAGACTCCTCAGTAGTCCCACGTTTCTATTAGGAACAATCTTAGCTTTGGTTGGGAGTATCATCTCATTTAGTCATGGGTTGGCCGAGTTCAATCAGCGTAAAGAAGGGTATTTCCAAGGGACAATAAGCTTTGGCGACAGTACAACACACAAAATGCGTACAGCCGAAGTAGAGGTGAAAAAGGCATCAGAAAGAGGGAGTCAGAATATCACAATCATTGTAACCGACGATAAAACGGCTGAGTCTGTGTATGTAAAGTTATACAATGTTAATGATAAAGGAACATTTTTTATTCCGGGCAATAATGCACAGAAAAATGTTGGGAATTTGGTAAAAGACATCAATCGTTATAGAGATATTAATAATTTTTATCAGACTATCTTGCCCAATGAGGAAGGGTTACAGAATGGGGTAGGTCGTGTAAATATTACCAAACTTACCGATGATGAAGTAGAAGGTGAATTGATAATCGTAGCCAACAATGCAGCAGGCGAACAAGCTCAGTTATCATCGGCTCGATTTAAAGCAAATATTCGATAAGGAAAGATTAAGAAATGTAATCATTCTTGTCTATAAAAATATATTTAGTGGTTAGGTGATACCAAAACGCTCGTGGCAGTTGCAACGAGCGTTTTTTGTTGAATATAACCAGATATTGAATCATAGAATAGCATCTTAGGATAGTACAAAAAGAGCGAGAAGGTTTTTGAAAGCTTAAATAACGAAAACTTATCACCTAGAATTTTTGTATTTCATTAAGATTCAGTAATTTTGCACCCTGATTTTAAGATGGTTAGTCGTGGGAAATCAATTAAATATTGATAGTTAGAAGATTACGACAAGGTATAACCAGTTTAATGAAGCAAGAAATAAAACTAAATAATCAACATTTAAACAATGGCACGGGATTTAAAATTCACAAGAAACATTGGTATCGCTGCCCACATTGATGCCGGTAAAACTACAACCACAGAGCGTATTCTTTACTATGCAGGTGTAAGCCACAAAATTGGTGAAGTACACGATGGTGCTGCTACAATGGACTGGATGGAGCAGGAGCAAGAACGTGGTATCACTATTACTTCGGCAGCTACTACTGTAAACTGGAACTATAGAGGTGACAATTATCATATTAACATTATTGACACACCAGGTCACGTTGACTTTACCGTAGAGGTAAACCGTTCTTTGCGTGTATTGGATGGTCTAGTATTCTTGTTTAGTGCTGTAGATGGTGTTGAGCCTCAATCAGAAACTAACTGGCGTTTGGCCAACAACTATAACGTAGCACGTTTAGGGTTTGTAAACAAAATGGACCGTTCGGGTGCCGATTTCTTGAATGTATGTAAGCAAGTAAAAGAAATGTTAGGTTCTTATGCTGTGCCTTTACAATTACCAATCGGTGCTGAAGATAAATTTGAAGGTGTAGTTGACTTAGTGAACTTCCGTGGTATCAAATGGAATGAGCACGATAAAGGAATGACTTTTGAAGTTGTACCTATTCCTGAAGATATGCTTGACGAAGCAACAGAATACCGCGAGAAATTGTTGGAAGCTGTAGCTGAATTTGATGAGTCTTTGATGGAGAAATATTTTGAAGACCCTGAGTCTATCTCTGAAGACGAAATCTTGGCTGCTCTTCGTGCTGCTACTATCTCAATGAAAATTGTTCCTATGTTGTGTGGTTCATCTTTCAAAAACAAAGGTGTTCAAACAATGTTGGATTATGTAATGGCTATCTTGCCTTCTCCATTGGACAAAGAATCTATTAAAGGTACTGATCCAAGAACAGAACAAGAAATCGAACGTAAACCAAGTGTTGACGAGCCGTTTGCTGCATTGGCATTCAAAATTGCTACTGACCCTTACGTAGGTCGTTTGTGTTTTGTTCGTGCTTATTCTGGTGTACTTGAAGCGGGTTCTTATATCTTGAACAACCGCTCAGGCAACAAAGAACGTATTTCACGTATCTTCCAAATGCACGCTAACAAGCAAAATTCTATCGAGCGTTTAGAGGCTGGTGATATTGCTGCGGTTGTAGGTTTTAAAGATATCAAAACTGGAGATACCCTTTCTGCTGAAAAATCTCCAATCGTTCTTGAATCAATGGTATTCCCTGACCCAGTTATCGGTTATGCTATCGAGCCTAAGAAATCTGCTGACCAAGACAACTTCTCGAAAGCTATTGGTAAATTGATCGAAGAAGATCCTACTTTGCAAGTTGAATCTAACGAAGAAACAGGTCAGACTATCATCAAAGGTATGGGTGAACTTCACCTTGAAATCATCATCGACCGTATGCGTCGTGAATTCAAAGTAGAAGTAAACCAAGGTGCTCCTCAGGTAGCTTACAAAGAATCGTTAACTAAAACTACCGAACACCGTGAAGTTTACAAAAAACAATCAGGTGGTAAAGGTAAGTTTGCCGATATCGTATTCGAAATGGGACCAAGAGAAGATGGTAAAGAAGGTTTGGAATTCGTTAACGGTATCGTTGGTGGTGTAATTCCAAAAGAATTTATCCCTGCTATCCAAAAAGGTTTTGAAGGTGCTATGAAAAATGGTGCTTTAGCTGGTTACCCAATGGATTCAATGCGTGTTCGTTTGTTCCACGGTTCATTCCACGATGTCGATTCAGATGCATTGTCATTCGAATTGGCAGCTCGTATGGGTTACAAAGAAGCAGCAAAAGCAGCAGGTGCTAAATTGATGGAGCCTATCATGGCTGTTGAAGTTGTTACTCCAGACGAATATACTGGTCCTATCACAGGTGACATGAACCGTCGTCGTGGTATGATGAAAGGTATGGACTCAAAACAAGGTGCTGTAATCTTGAAAGCAGATATTCCATTGTCTGAATTGTTCGGTTATGTAACTGACCTTCGTACAATGTCTTCTGGTCGTGCTACAGCTAACTTGACTTTCTCTCACTATGAATTCGTTCCGCAAAACATTGCTGACGAAGTAGTGAAAAAAGCTAAAGGTTTGTAATAACACGCTAGCTTGCTAGTTGTATATAAGCTACCGCCTCCTCGACTTGTCGTGGGGGCGGTTTTATTTATCCCCTATGCCAATGACACTCCCCATTCTTTATCAAGACGAATATCTTGTAGCTATCAACAAACCTCATAATTTGTTGGTACACCGCTCGCCTATTGCGGCCGAAGAAACTGTATTTGCCTTACAGCTACTTCGAGACCAACTGGGTGTATGGGTAAGTCCATGTCACCGAATTGACCGTAAAACGGGTGGCGTACTATTATTTGCCTTGAATAAAGAGGTTGATAAACTGGTCAAACAGCAGTTTGAACAACATACCACACACAAAAAATACTGGGCTTTGGTACGAGGATATTTGCCAGAAGAAGGCTTCATTGATAGGCCACTGGCCAAAGAAAATGGCGATATGCAGGATGCTCTTACTCGATTTAAGTGTTTACAGCAAATAGAGCTACCCATAGAAGTAAGTCGTTATCCAACGTCTCGGTATTCATTGGCCGAGATTTATCCTGAAACTGGCCGTATGCACCAAATTCGTAGGCATTTTGCCCAATTACGCCATTATTTGATTGGTGACAAAACTCATGGTGAGTGTAAACACAATAAGATGTTTGAACAACATTTTGGACTGAACACAATGCTGTTACATGCCGCCTCATTATCGTTGGTACATCCTATTACACAACAGCCACTTACTATAGATGCACCTCTGAATGAAGAGTTTGTCAGAATTTTAGCAGTAATAGGCATGAATCCAATTGAACCATAAAAAAAACATTGTGCAATGTTGTACAATAACTTGAAAGTCAGTAATTTTGTAGTCCCCAATCCGAAGCTTATGGTACTTTCGGGTTGGTTTTCATTAAACGTACCAACACAATGAATCAAAAAATCAGAATCAAATTGAAGTCATTTGACCACACATTAGTGGACAAATCGGCTGAAAAAATCGTGAAGGCTGTTAAGGCTACAGGTGCTGTTGTTTCAGGTCCTATTCCTTTGCCTACTAAAATTGAGAAATTCACAGTTCTGCGTTCTCCACACGTTAACAAAAAAGCTCGTGAACAATTCCAATTGTGTACTTATAAGCGTCTAATCGACATCTATTCATCTTCTCCAAAAACAGTTGATGCTTTGATGAAATTAGAATTGCCTTCAGGTGTTGATGTTGAAATCAAAGTGTAGTTTACCTTGATTAGAAGACAATAAAAAATCCCATCCAGACCTAGTCTCGATGGGATTTTTGTTAAATACCATACAACAGCCTTGGCTTTAGGCTTTTAGGGCTTTTAGCTCATTTTGTAAGAAATTCATTAATGACGCAATATGTTCTTTTGAGAAATCGAAAGGAATATTGGCCGCTTCATAAATAGCTCCCATGGGTTTGGTATAGCCTAATTTTAGGGCATTCAAATACCCCTGCAACCCTTTTTGTGGATTCTCTTTGTAGTTTTTCCATACGCCAATCGCTCCTAATTGAGCAATACCATATTCAATATAATAGAATGGTAACTCAAAAATATGCAATTGACGTTGCCACAATGTAGCCTTATAAGCTTCTATACCACCCCATGAAGTTACCGAATCGGTAAATTGTTCATAAATATTAATCCAAGCTTCTGTGCGTTCGGCTACAGTGTGGGTAGGATTTTCATAAATCCAATGTTGAAACTTGTCGACAGTAGCTACCCAAGGCAAAGTACTTAGAATGTCTTCTAAATGCTGAATTTTGGCTCGACGGAGGTCTTCTTCATTATTAAAGTAAACGTGCCAGTAATCCATCGTGATAAGCTCCATTGACATAGAAGCCAGCTCGGCCACTTCCGAAGGAAAGCTACGGAATGTATTTAGGCTCAAATCTTTTGTAACAATCGAATGTACAGCATGACCGCCTTCATGCAAAATTGTAATGACATCGCGCATCAGCGACGAGGCATTCATGAAAATAAACGGAAAGCCTGTTTCTTCTAAAGGATAATTGTATCCACCTGGAGCTTTTCCAACCCTTGATTCAAGGTCTAAACGTCCCATTTGTTTCATCAATGTTAGGCATTCGCCCAAGAACGGGTCGAGTAGGTTGAAACACTCAATTGTTTTGTTCAGCAAATCTTCACCTCCGTTGAAAGGATGTAGGGCAGGCCGCCCTTGAATATCCACGCCTTTGTCCCAAGGACGAAGGTCTGTTAGTTGTAAGGCATTTTTTCGTTCGCTTGCCAACTGATTCAAAATAGGCACAATTGTTTCGGCTACAGCCTGATGAAACTGAAAGCAGTCGTTAGGAGTATAATCAAAGCGCTTGAGGGCTGCAAAAGAATAATCTCGGTAGTTGTCAAAACCTGCATTAATAGCCACCTGATGACGTAAATCACGCAGTTTGTTGAAAAGCTCATCAAGCTTATCGTGGTCTTGAAAACGGCGTTCTTGTACTTTTCGATAGGCCATTTCACGCACTTCACGATTGGCATTTTCCAGATAAACACCTGCCTGCTGAAGCGTTTTGGTAACACCATCAATTTCAACGGTCATTACACCAACAGTACCTTGGTACTCGCTCGAAAGGTTTTGGATTTCGGTAAATAATGGAATATTCTCGCTTCTAAAAATTTCAGTAGATTTTTGCATTCCACGCAGTGTTACATAAAAAGCCTCAGCTTCTGTACCACTTTCGGAAAGTTCTTTTAGATAAGGGCTATCTAAGGTTTTTTTGTTCAATAAATCGTCGTAGCTCGCTAATTCTGGTTGGATTTCAGTAACAAATTGGTCAAAATGAGCTTTTACATTCTTGTCGGTAGTATCGCAAGTCATTTTGATATATCGCCAAGCAAAGTTTTCAGAAAGATAGCTTTCTAATTCAGAGCGGTCGGCAAATAATTTACGGAGGTCATCGGCACTGGCGATGTTTCGGCTAATAAGGTTTTCGTAGAAAGGCTTGACGCTTTCCCAAGTAGTGAGTTCAAAATCTTCACCTAAGAACTGACGAGTTGGACGTGCTGTTGAAATAGTTTCTGTCATGACAAAATTGCTTTTGAGCTTTAAGGCAAAAAGCAATAGGCTTTAGCTAGCACAAAATTAGCCTTATGAATACCAAAGACACCAAGTGACAATGCTTTTAGTGTAAGAATATAGCATGCTTTATTATGTGCCTGTAATCTAAAGCTATTCATTTACTCAAGTGCTTAAAGCCTGTTGCATTTTTCGTATTGAGTTAATATTTCAAATGTAATAGAAGTTCTGCTGAAAGCCTACATCAAACTATTTTATAAGTAATTGATAAGGTGCATAAGCCAGTCGGCTTTAAAAAATAGGATCAATAAAGGAGCCGTAAAAACAATCGCTAATAAATATTGCTCTAGTGAAATAGTAATATTCTGTTGCGTTTGGGAGGTTTTGAAAAATAGATAAAATGGAATTTTGAGATAGAAGAAAAGCGAGACCGCCGTATTGAGCAAACCAAACAAGAATAAGCCTAAAAGGATACTCTGATGGCTTTCTGCCTGCTGGTATGCCTCCCAAATAGCAGAAAAAATGTTAAACTTTGCAAAAAAACCAGCTGTTGGTGGTAATCCTGCCAAAGAAATCATTATAATTACCATCAAAATACCCAAGAAGGGTTTCTGACGGCCTAACCCTTTCAAATACTGAAGGTCGATATCATTAGAAATATTCAAATTCAAAGCGATAATATCGAGTAAAAAAAATGCAGCATAATTAGCAAATAAATAGGTAACCAAATAAAAAACAACACTCTTTAAGCCCATTTCACTAAGTCCAACAAGCCCAATTAGCATAAATCCTGCATGAGCAAT
The DNA window shown above is from Flectobacillus major DSM 103 and carries:
- the rpsJ gene encoding 30S ribosomal protein S10 encodes the protein MNQKIRIKLKSFDHTLVDKSAEKIVKAVKATGAVVSGPIPLPTKIEKFTVLRSPHVNKKAREQFQLCTYKRLIDIYSSSPKTVDALMKLELPSGVDVEIKV
- a CDS encoding (2Fe-2S) ferredoxin domain-containing protein, which encodes MKYKKHVFICTNQKDAPKKCCGEDRGMTLVNAFKESLKAKGLQTEIRAQKTGCLDVCAFGPGLVVYPEGVFYGNVQPSDVEEIVESHLVNDKVVERLVIA
- a CDS encoding 4-hydroxy-3-methylbut-2-enyl diphosphate reductase, with the protein product MKSFQIPELYQSSIIGGIKEIRRFRDKLKKDFTPTVLDFGSVRFLISRHFGFCYGVENAVEIAYKTIENNPNKRIFLLSEMIHNPDVNADLLSRGVKFIMDTSGTQLIPWHTLTADDVVIVPAFGTTLEIQQRLSHIGINAYQYDTTCPFVEKVWNRASAIGQKDYTIVVHGKPAHEETRATFSHAKQNAPTIVVKDMKQTIELAKYITGEKPAKDFYTEFQGQYSEGFDIEKDLTRIGVVNQTTMLASDTQAIADYLKQIMKAKYHVEGTDITAYFADTRDTLCYATNDNQSATYGLLEKEADLAIVAGGYNSSNTSHLVELCEQKLPTYFISSAEKILANNLISHFDLHQKVEKVTEDFLPQKEVSTIMLTCGASCPDAVVEAILLRLLSFFPDARKVEDVIASL
- a CDS encoding M3 family oligoendopeptidase yields the protein MTETISTARPTRQFLGEDFELTTWESVKPFYENLISRNIASADDLRKLFADRSELESYLSENFAWRYIKMTCDTTDKNVKAHFDQFVTEIQPELASYDDLLNKKTLDSPYLKELSESGTEAEAFYVTLRGMQKSTEIFRSENIPLFTEIQNLSSEYQGTVGVMTVEIDGVTKTLQQAGVYLENANREVREMAYRKVQERRFQDHDKLDELFNKLRDLRHQVAINAGFDNYRDYSFAALKRFDYTPNDCFQFHQAVAETIVPILNQLASERKNALQLTDLRPWDKGVDIQGRPALHPFNGGEDLLNKTIECFNLLDPFLGECLTLMKQMGRLDLESRVGKAPGGYNYPLEETGFPFIFMNASSLMRDVITILHEGGHAVHSIVTKDLSLNTFRSFPSEVAELASMSMELITMDYWHVYFNNEEDLRRAKIQHLEDILSTLPWVATVDKFQHWIYENPTHTVAERTEAWINIYEQFTDSVTSWGGIEAYKATLWQRQLHIFELPFYYIEYGIAQLGAIGVWKNYKENPQKGLQGYLNALKLGYTKPMGAIYEAANIPFDFSKEHIASLMNFLQNELKALKA
- the fusA gene encoding elongation factor G, which produces MARDLKFTRNIGIAAHIDAGKTTTTERILYYAGVSHKIGEVHDGAATMDWMEQEQERGITITSAATTVNWNYRGDNYHINIIDTPGHVDFTVEVNRSLRVLDGLVFLFSAVDGVEPQSETNWRLANNYNVARLGFVNKMDRSGADFLNVCKQVKEMLGSYAVPLQLPIGAEDKFEGVVDLVNFRGIKWNEHDKGMTFEVVPIPEDMLDEATEYREKLLEAVAEFDESLMEKYFEDPESISEDEILAALRAATISMKIVPMLCGSSFKNKGVQTMLDYVMAILPSPLDKESIKGTDPRTEQEIERKPSVDEPFAALAFKIATDPYVGRLCFVRAYSGVLEAGSYILNNRSGNKERISRIFQMHANKQNSIERLEAGDIAAVVGFKDIKTGDTLSAEKSPIVLESMVFPDPVIGYAIEPKKSADQDNFSKAIGKLIEEDPTLQVESNEETGQTIIKGMGELHLEIIIDRMRREFKVEVNQGAPQVAYKESLTKTTEHREVYKKQSGGKGKFADIVFEMGPREDGKEGLEFVNGIVGGVIPKEFIPAIQKGFEGAMKNGALAGYPMDSMRVRLFHGSFHDVDSDALSFELAARMGYKEAAKAAGAKLMEPIMAVEVVTPDEYTGPITGDMNRRRGMMKGMDSKQGAVILKADIPLSELFGYVTDLRTMSSGRATANLTFSHYEFVPQNIADEVVKKAKGL
- a CDS encoding pseudouridine synthase, with translation MTLPILYQDEYLVAINKPHNLLVHRSPIAAEETVFALQLLRDQLGVWVSPCHRIDRKTGGVLLFALNKEVDKLVKQQFEQHTTHKKYWALVRGYLPEEGFIDRPLAKENGDMQDALTRFKCLQQIELPIEVSRYPTSRYSLAEIYPETGRMHQIRRHFAQLRHYLIGDKTHGECKHNKMFEQHFGLNTMLLHAASLSLVHPITQQPLTIDAPLNEEFVRILAVIGMNPIEP
- a CDS encoding fructosamine kinase family protein, with the protein product MNDTMTFQTQEQYQFIETILFENLGYNPEVLDFQFFYGGNFNLAVKVKVKEGDFFIKWNHGDHDGMFESEAKSLKVLGDTHVMSIPKVVNYGKIVDKHYLMMEFLTAAFKQNNYWSDFGQKLAQLHLHTAPQFGLDYNNYIGALPQSNEWMDNGVSFWIEKRLKVQAGLALYERRITQQLYDRILAFCEQLPTLIPNEKPALIHGDLWSGNVMTDSSGLVALVDPACYYGLREAELAFTTMFGGFDTNFYEAYHEIYPIENGFGDRIPIYNLYPLMVHVNLFGGGYLDAVEKILKKFE